One Rubrobacter aplysinae DNA window includes the following coding sequences:
- a CDS encoding FmdB family zinc ribbon protein yields MPIYEYKCEQGHVFDTMQKMSDDPLTSCIECGAPVRKLMQPVGISFKGSGFYSTDYSSGKAGSNAGSGASDSSDSYGGSGNGSGSNSSGSSDSAGSSNGSSDKSSKSSSSSGNSSSSGNSGGSGASSGGE; encoded by the coding sequence ATGCCGATCTACGAGTACAAGTGCGAGCAGGGTCACGTCTTCGACACGATGCAGAAGATGTCTGACGACCCGTTGACGAGCTGCATAGAGTGCGGGGCCCCGGTCAGAAAGCTGATGCAGCCAGTGGGCATCTCCTTCAAGGGATCGGGCTTCTACTCCACGGACTACAGCAGCGGGAAGGCCGGATCGAACGCGGGATCCGGCGCCTCCGATTCCTCGGACTCTTACGGCGGCTCCGGCAACGGAAGCGGCTCGAACTCCTCGGGTTCCTCGGACTCCGCCGGCTCTTCGAACGGCTCCTCGGATAAATCCTCGAAAAGCTCCAGCTCCTCCGGTAACTCAAGTAGCTCCGGCAATTCCGGCGGCTCGGGGGCCTCTTCCGGCGGCGAGTAG
- a CDS encoding DUF2630 family protein — MASEIMANIERLSREKEELESREAERPTDTGARDRLQNVEHALDVLWDLRRREMSGEHVQLDDDFLDRYNVSPGDDAPDSSGS, encoded by the coding sequence TTGGCTAGTGAGATCATGGCGAACATAGAGCGGCTCTCGCGGGAGAAGGAGGAGCTCGAGTCCCGGGAAGCCGAGCGCCCCACCGATACCGGGGCCCGCGACAGGCTGCAAAACGTCGAGCACGCCCTGGACGTCCTCTGGGACCTCAGGCGGCGGGAGATGTCCGGCGAGCACGTGCAGCTAGACGACGATTTCCTGGACCGCTACAACGTATCCCCCGGAGACGACGCCCCGGACTCGTCCGGCAGTTAG
- a CDS encoding GNAT family N-acetyltransferase: protein MPLILALVRELAEYEHLSHEVVATEEDFRESLFGERPVAEALLGYAGGEPAGFALFFHNFSTFLGRPGLYLEDLYVRPGFRGSGLGVALLSRVAELARERGCGRLEWSVLKWNEPAIGFYESLGAVPMDGWTVYRITGEDLRSLAGRA, encoded by the coding sequence GTGCCCCTGATCCTGGCCCTCGTCCGGGAGCTCGCCGAGTACGAGCATCTCTCGCACGAGGTCGTCGCCACCGAAGAGGATTTCAGGGAGTCTCTGTTCGGTGAACGTCCGGTGGCCGAGGCGCTGCTCGGGTACGCCGGGGGAGAGCCGGCTGGGTTCGCCCTGTTCTTCCACAACTTCTCGACCTTTCTCGGGCGTCCCGGCCTCTACCTGGAGGACCTGTACGTCCGGCCCGGGTTCCGGGGCTCCGGCCTGGGGGTGGCGCTACTAAGCCGGGTGGCGGAGCTTGCGCGGGAGCGCGGGTGCGGCCGGCTGGAGTGGTCGGTGCTGAAGTGGAACGAGCCGGCCATCGGCTTCTACGAGTCTCTGGGCGCGGTCCCGATGGACGGGTGGACGGTTTATCGCATAACCGGAGAAGACCTGCGGAGCCTCGCCGGGCGCGCCTGA